CGCCGATCTGGACCAGCCATTCGCCAGCCTCGTCCAGGGTACGGTTCTCGTCCGTGGCGGGCTCGTTCGGTTTGTTCTCGTTCTCGGCATTCTGGTCGATCAGATCGCCGAGGTCGACGGCGCGGCCTGCTTCGATCTCTTCGGGGGTCCGGCGGCGGATGAACACGGGCTTGCCCAGCCATTTCACTGTCAGCTGGGTGCCGACATCGATTCCGCTCACATCGACCTGAATCGAGGACAATGCCTGGACATCAGCCGAGGGGTTCATCTGGTTCACTAGCGTCCAGGCGGCGGCTCCGGCGGCCACCGTGCCTGCACCCGCCGTGGCATAATAGAGGAAATCCCTCCGGGTGCCTACGTGGTCATCTGCGTGGGACACGGGTCATTCTCCAGTTCGGGCCATTTGGTCGGCCGATATGTCATTCCGGGCCGCGTTTCACCGCAACCTTCGCGTAGGCGGTTCTAGCGTTCAAATCCCCGTCAGTCCAGCGGGTAAGCCAAAACCGAAATGCCTTGTGGCCCGTCTATGTTGAAAAAATGTCGCGCGTGGTCGAAACGAGGCTGCGCTGTTTTGTCGCGGGGCTATGGATGCGCGTTCAAAGCAAGCCTTCTGACCGAAAGCTGAGCTCGCGTGATTTTCCGATGATCAGATGGTCGTGGATGGTGATTCCCATGCTGTCGGCGGCCCGGGCGATCTGTGCCGTCATGGCAATATCCGACTCTGACGGGGTTGGGTCGCCGGATGGGTGGTTGTGGACCAGGATCAGTGCAGAGGCGTTAAGTTCCAATGCCCTGCGGATAATCTCGCGCGGATAGACCGGGACGTGATCGACGGTGCCCCGGGCCTGTTCTTCATCGGCGATCAGGATGTTCTTGCGGTCGAGATACAAAACGCGAAGCTGCTCGATCTCGCGATGGGACATGCTGGTGTGGCAATAATCCAGCAGCGCCTGCCAGCCCGACAGAATCGGTCGGAGCAGGACCTTGGCCCGGGCCATGCGCTGCGCAGCGGCCTCGACGAGTTTCAGTTCGGTGACAACCGCATTGCCAACCCCTTCAACTTCGGCGAGCCGTGAGGGGGTTGCGGACAGAACGCGATTGAAATCCCCGAAATGCTCGATCAGGCGGCGAGCCAGCGGTTTGACATCCTGCCGCGGAATTGCCCGGAACAGGACCAGCTCGAGCAACTCGTAATCCGGCATTGCCGCCGCGCCGCCTTGCAGGAAACGTTCGCGCAGCCGGGCACGATGATCGGCAAGATAGGAAGGTGTGGATTTGCTTCCCCGCACCGCTGTCCTAGTGGAATTTGCGGCGCGATGATCCAGAACTGCCGGGTCGAACAGGGGCAGCGATGTCGGTTCAGACGGATGATTCGTGTCCATGCCCGGATCATGCGGGGGTGGAATAAAGAAAGAACTAACAAAACGGGGGGCGCTTATACGCCCCCCTTGGGTTCAGCGGGTCATGTCGTCCCAGAACCCTTTGACCTTGTTGAAAAAGCTGGTCGATTGCGGGCTGTTGTCAACCTTTTCGGATTCAAATTGGCGCAACAGTTCCTTTTGATGGGCATTCAGGTTGACCGGGGTTTCCACAGCCAGTTCGATCAACATGTCGCCCGCCTCGCCATTCGCGCCCGGCCCGTGGCGGAGCGGAGGCATGCCTTTGCCGCGCAGACGCATCTGGCGCCCTGTCTGGCTGCCAGCCGGAACCTTTACGCGGGAACGGCCGCCATCAATGGTCGGCACCTCGACCTCGCCACCCAGGGCTGCGGTCGCCATGCTGACCGGCACCTGGCAAGCCAAGGTTTTGCCATCGCGCAGGAAGATCTCGTGTTCCTTCACCTCGATGAAGATGTAGAGATCGCCTGCGGGACCACCCCGCATCCCCGCTTCGCCTTCGCCTGCCAGGCGGATGCGGGTACCCGTTTCCACGCCCGCCGGGATATTGACTGACAGGGTGCGATCCTTCTCGACCCGGCCTGCACCGTGGCAGGATTTGCAGGGGTTCTTGACGATCTGGCCCTGACCGCCGCAGGTGGGGCAGGTGCGTTCGACGGTGAAAAAGCCCTGCTGGGCCCGGACCCGTCCCATGCCTGAACAGGTCGGACAGGTTGCGGGTTGGGTCGCACCCTCGGCACCGGTTCCGTCGCATTCTCCGCAAGCGACCGAACTGCTGACGGTAATGGTCTTCTGCAGGCCGGTATAGGCATCCTCGAGCGACACGCCGAGATTATAACGCAGATCTTGTCCCCGCTGAGCGCGCGAACGTCCGCCACCCGCGCCGCCGCGCCGGCCCATCATGTCGCCGAAAAGATCGTCGAAAACGTCGGCAAAGGCCGAGCCGAAATCGCCCGGATGGGCGCCGCCGCCTCCGCCGAAGCCGCCCCCGCCCATACCTCCATTTTCAAAGGCCTGATGGCCGAATCGGTCGTAAGCTGCCTTTTTCTGATCGTCTTTCAGACAATCATAGGCCTCGTTGACCTCTTTGAATTGGGTTTCGGCGCCCGGATCGTCCTTGTTACGATCAGGGTGAAGTTCCTTAGCCTTCTTGCGGTAGGCTTTCTTTATCTCGTCAGTCGAGGCCCCGCGCTTGACCCCG
This region of Paracoccus saliphilus genomic DNA includes:
- the petA gene encoding ubiquinol-cytochrome c reductase iron-sulfur subunit, whose translation is MSHADDHVGTRRDFLYYATAGAGTVAAGAAAWTLVNQMNPSADVQALSSIQVDVSGIDVGTQLTVKWLGKPVFIRRRTPEEIEAGRAVDLGDLIDQNAENENKPNEPATDENRTLDEAGEWLVQIGVCTHLGCVPIGDGAGDFGGWFCPCHGSHYDTAGRIRKGPAPENLHIPVAEFVDETTIKLG
- the radC gene encoding RadC family protein, with amino-acid sequence MDTNHPSEPTSLPLFDPAVLDHRAANSTRTAVRGSKSTPSYLADHRARLRERFLQGGAAAMPDYELLELVLFRAIPRQDVKPLARRLIEHFGDFNRVLSATPSRLAEVEGVGNAVVTELKLVEAAAQRMARAKVLLRPILSGWQALLDYCHTSMSHREIEQLRVLYLDRKNILIADEEQARGTVDHVPVYPREIIRRALELNASALILVHNHPSGDPTPSESDIAMTAQIARAADSMGITIHDHLIIGKSRELSFRSEGLL
- the dnaJ gene encoding molecular chaperone DnaJ, with protein sequence MAKRCYYDVLGVKRGASTDEIKKAYRKKAKELHPDRNKDDPGAETQFKEVNEAYDCLKDDQKKAAYDRFGHQAFENGGMGGGGFGGGGGAHPGDFGSAFADVFDDLFGDMMGRRGGAGGGRSRAQRGQDLRYNLGVSLEDAYTGLQKTITVSSSVACGECDGTGAEGATQPATCPTCSGMGRVRAQQGFFTVERTCPTCGGQGQIVKNPCKSCHGAGRVEKDRTLSVNIPAGVETGTRIRLAGEGEAGMRGGPAGDLYIFIEVKEHEIFLRDGKTLACQVPVSMATAALGGEVEVPTIDGGRSRVKVPAGSQTGRQMRLRGKGMPPLRHGPGANGEAGDMLIELAVETPVNLNAHQKELLRQFESEKVDNSPQSTSFFNKVKGFWDDMTR